Part of the Methylorubrum populi genome is shown below.
GAACATCGTCAAATCCCCGCCGGAGGCCGTCTCGGCGAGCAGCACCACCGGCATGCCGTTGGCTTGCGCGTAGCCGACGTGAAGGTTCGTCCCGAGGTCGGCGACGTCGCCCAGGGCGAGGAGGGCCGAATGGGGCACGCGGGGCCGGGGCGGCCAATGCGCTCGCGTGGGTGAGCGGGGGCCGTCGTCCGCGAACGCCGTCTCCGTCCTGAACCCGAGCGCGTCGAGGTAAGCGGCCGCCTCGTCGAAGAGCCATCTTTGGGCCATGGTCCGGCGCGGTCCGGACAGGTAGACCCGGCAACCCGACGCGGGGCGCCCGGGCACCGCCTCCATCCCTTCGAGCTCGTCCGGCGGAGGCAGCGGCAACCGAGCCCCGTCGTTGAACCACGCCACGCAGCGGGACGCGAGGTCGGCCGCCCCCACGGCGTCGAAGCCACGCTCGCCCCAATAGTGCGCGAAGGCCGCGCAGAAGACGTCGCCGGCCCCGATCCTGAACCAGCGGCGGGCGGCGTACGCCGGCACCGGGATGCCGGGGGCGTCGCCCCGGTACACCGTGGCACCGCCGAACGCGTGGCGCGACACGACGAGCGTGGCGCCCTCGCGGGCCATGACGCCGGTCGCGGCGTCGCGCGGGTCCGGGAGCGGACCGAGCCGGACCAAGTCGGCATCCTGCACCACGTAGGCGAGTTGCTCCGTCGCCCGCGAG
Proteins encoded:
- a CDS encoding carbohydrate kinase family protein, coding for MNVVGGTYFESCAFPAWAGLFGSGARAAMAVSALSPGTRLSTYAYAESAGDLRATMAAFEVETDIVAIGERLEFEYWHPLRKSWVPEAGRRYADLAVTGDVVLGFGMLEGTARLTAGRAVYDPRSADPASSFVRSGSRATEQLAYVVQDADLVRLGPLPDPRDAATGVMAREGATLVVSRHAFGGATVYRGDAPGIPVPAYAARRWFRIGAGDVFCAAFAHYWGERGFDAVGAADLASRCVAWFNDGARLPLPPPDELEGMEAVPGRPASGCRVYLSGPRRTMAQRWLFDEAAAYLDALGFRTETAFADDGPRSPTRAHWPPRPRVPHSALLALGDVADLGTNLHVGYAQANGMPVVLLAETASGGDLTMFSGSGCEVTHDLATALYRTCMACLR